CGCGGCGGCACACCCCGGGTGGCTCGTCGGGCGGCAGCGCGGCCGCGGTCGCCGCGGGTCTGGTCACCGCCGCGATCGGCTCCGACGGCGCCGGCAGCGTCCGCATCCCGGCGGCCTGGACGCACCTGGTCGGCATCAAGCCGCAGCGTGGCCGCATCTCGACCTGGCCATTGCCGGAGGCGTTCAACGGGATCACGGTCAACGGCGTGCTGGCCCGCACGGTGGCCGACGCGGCGCTGGTGCTCGACGCCGCCTCGGGAAACGTCGAGGGCGACCGGCACAAGCCGCCGCCACTGACGGCGTCCGACTACGTCAGCATCGCGCCCGGGCCGCTGAACATCGCGCTGTCAACCCGGTTCGCCTACACCTTCTTTCGGGCCAAGCTGCATCCCGAGATCCTGGCCGCGACCCGTGCGGTGGGCAAGCAGCTCCAATTGCTCGGCCACGCGGTCGTGACCGGCAACCCGGACTACGGCCTGCGGTTGGGGTGGGACTTTCTGGCCAGGTCGACCGCCGGACTGCGGGAATGGGAGGAGCGGCTGGGCGACGGTGTCGTCCTGGACCCTCGCACCTTGTCCAACCTGAGGATGGGTCATGTGCTGGGGCAGGCGATCCTGCGCAACGCACGCCAACACGAGGCCGCTCTGCAGCGCCGAGTGGGCTCGATCTTCGACATCGTCGACGTCGTTTTGGCCCCGACGACCGCGCAGCCGCCGCCACTGGCACGATCCTTCGACCGGTTGGGCGGCTTCGGCACCGACCGCGCCATGATCAAGTTGTGCCCGGCGACCTGGCCGTGGAATGTCTTGGGCTGGCCGTCGATCAACGTGCCGGCCGGGTTCACCTCGGACGGCCTGCCGATCGGCGTGCAGCTAATGGGTCCGGCCAACAGCGAGGGCATGCTGATCTCGCTGGCCGCCGAGCTGGAGGCCGTCTGCGGCTGGGCCGCCAAGCAGCCGAAGGTGTGGTGGGAGCACGACCATGCCCCGCCGCAAGATTGAGACGCGCTAAAAGCCGAGCCGCCCAAGCTGTTTAGGGTCGCTCTGCCAGTTCTTGGCAACCTTGACGCGCAGGTCGAGATAGACCTTGGTGCCTAGCAGCTTCTCGATCTGAGTGCGCGCCGCCGTTCCCACTTCCCGTAATCGGGCCCCGCCCTTGCCGATGATGATGCCCTTCTGGCTGTCTCGCTCGACATAAAGCAGCGCGTACACGTCGATCAGATCGTCGCGATCCTCGCGCGGGTTGACTTCGTCGATCACCACCGCCAGCGAATGCGGAAGCTCGTCGTGCACTCCCTCCAGGGCGGCCTCGCGGATGAGCTCGGCCATCAAGGTCTCTTCGGGCTCGTCGGTCAGCTCGCCGTCGGGGTAATACGCCGGGCCGACGGGCAGTGCCGCGGCCAGCAGGTCGATCAGCATGTCGACCTGCGTGCCCGCCACCGCGGACACCGGGACGATTTCGGCCGATCCGTCGACGAGTTCACTGGCCGCAACCAGCTGGGCCGCCACCCGGTCCTTGGGCACCTTGTCGATCTTGGTGACGATCACGAAGAGGGTGGTTTTGGGTGCAACCGAACGAATCTGGTCGACGATCCAGCGGTCGCCGGGACCGATCGCCTCGTCAGCCGGGATGCACAGCCCGATGACGTCGACTTCGGTGTAGGTGTCGCGGACCAGGTCGTTCAGCCGCTTGCCCAGCAGAGTGCGCGGCCGGTGCAGACCCGGGGTGTCGACCAGGATGATCTGGAAGTTCTCCCGGTGCACGATGCCGCGGATGGTGTGGCGGGTGGTCTGCGGCCGCTTCGAGGTGATCGCCACCTTGGTGCCGACCAGAGCGTTGGTCAGCGTCGACTTGCCGGTGTTCGGCCGGCCGACCAAACACACGAAGCCCGAACGGAATTCGGTCATAGCGGGGTGCCGACGCGATCGGTGAGGATGATCGCCACAGTGGCACTGAGCTCGCGCACCGCGGCGATGCCGGGGTCGTCGGCCGATCCTGCCACCAGCACGGCGGCCTCCAGTCCGGTGGCCCCATTGGATACGGCCGCGGCCACCGCCGACTGCAGCCCGGTGAGCTTCAGCGCCGACAAGTCCACTGGCGCAGCCGCATACGTGCGGCCATCGGCATCACGGACCGCGGCGCCGCTGCCGGTCTCCGCACGGGCCATGGCGGCGCGGGCCAGCGCCACCAGCTCGGCGTCGTCGGGATCCAGCTGCTCAGCCATGATGAGTGCTCTCAAACTCGTGATCCTCCGACTCGGCCGGGCTGAGCAGAACGGTACCGATCCGCACCCGGCCGCGATGGTCGGGGCCGCCCTCGGCACGCAGCCGCAGGCCGTGCGAGACCACCTCGGCGCCGGGCAGCGGAACCCGGCCCAACTCCAGGGCCAGCAGGCCGCCCACCGTATCGACGTCGAGGTCGTCGTCGAATTCCACGCCGTACAGTTCGCCGACGTCTTCGATCGGCAGCCGCGACGACACGCGGAAATGCTTGTCGCCCAAGTCCTCTATCGGGGCCGTCTCCGCTTGGTCGTACTCGTCGGCGATCTCGCCGACGATCTCCTCGAGCACGTCTTCGATGCTGACCAGACCGGCGATCGCGCCGTACTCGTCGACGAGCAGCGCCATGTGGTTACGGTCGCGCTGCATTTCCCGCAGCAGCGCATCCAATGGCTTGGAGTCCGGCACGAACACGGCCGGACGCATCACCTGCGACACCTTGGTGTCCCGGCCCCCGTCGGCCGACAAGAACGTCTGCTCCACAAGGTCTTTCAGATACACCACTCCGACGATGTCGTCGACGTTTTCGCCGATCACCGGAATGCGGGAATGCCCGCTGCGCACGGCCAAGTTGGTTGCCTGGCTGGCGAATTTATCGCTTTCGATCCAGATCATCTCGGTCCGCGGCACCATGACCTCGCGCGCGGGGGTGTCGCCGAGTTCGAATACGGACTCGATCATCCGGCGTTCGTCGGCGGCGACCACGCCGCGCTGCTGGGCCAGGTCGACGACTTCGCGCAACTCGATTTCGGATGCAAACGGCCCGTTGCGGAAACCCCGGCCGGGTGTCAGCGCATTACCCAGTACCACCAGCAGCCGGCTGATCGGCATCAACAGCGACGAGATCACTTGCAGCGGAATGGCTGTGGCCATCGAAATGGAATACGCATGCTGGCGGCCGAGGGTCCGCGGACCCACCCCGATGATGACGAAGCTGGTCAGCACCATGATGGTCGCCGCACCGAACACCGCCCAGTTCAGACCGAAGTTGTCGTAGAGAAACACCACGAGCAGCACGGTCGCGGTGACTTCACAGGTGATGCGCAACAGCACCACCAGGTTGATGTAGCGCGGCCGGTCGGCCATGACCTTCGACAGGGACCGAGCGCCGGGCCGCTCATCGCGCACCAGCTCGGCCACCCGAGCCAGCGACACGGTGCTCATCGCGGCGTCAATCGCGGTGAAAACGCCGCCCAGGCAGATCAACGCGAGCGCGCCGAGCAGCTGAGTTATGCCGGTCAATTGTGCTAATGCCTTGACTCAGTCGCGGATTCTTTATTGGGATCGTCGCTCTTGCCTCGACGATTGAGCAACCCGGCGATGAGGACAACTGCCAACACCAACAACCCGTACCGCACCGCCCACGGCCACCACGCTTGGGCCGCCGGGGCGGGCTGAGCAGGTTGAGCGGGCTCCCCGCGAACGGCTAGCGCTACCAAGAAGTCGCCGTTGTCGGTCGGCCCGAAGCCCGGCAGCGACTGGGTCTTGCTCACCCTGATCTGCACGCCGGTGGCCGGATCGCCGACCTGGCCCCAGGCCACGGTGGAATCGTCGAGCAGGAAGGTGTCCTGACTACCCACGGATTGGCTTTCGTCGCGGCCAACCACCGCGACTTGGCCGACTTGCAGGATCTGGTTATCGGCGGGGACCTCGGCCAGGACATTCTGATACAGAGTCGGAGCTGACGGCATGGCGTATTCCGGCGGCGGTGGGCCCTGCCAGTTGGGCGGCGGCACAAAGGCCCCGCCGTAGAAGCTGCCCGCCGCCAGATAGCTCTCGCCGACCGCGGTGAACGGGACCAGGCCCACGGTGGCGGCATCCAGCACGATCCGGCCGCCGGCCGGCAGGTACGCCTCCCGGGAAGCGCCGTCGTAGGTGTAGCGGAAGGTCATCGCCTGACTGAGCGGGTTGTACAGCGTCGGGCGGTGGTACTCGTCGTAATCGACGTAGTCCCAGTGTCGAGGCCGCACCAGCGCCTTGTTGTCGGCCTTGACGAGCTCGATGTTCTCGCTATGGGCGCTGACGACGTTCTGCACCTGCTGGTTGAAGTCCGTCTCGGTCGGCGGCTTGGGCGGGTCGGCGGGATTGAGCCGCGCCGCCGGTGCGGCCTTGGCGGCCGCGACCGCCTGCGGTGGTGCATCCAGTTTCTTCGGTGGTGCCACCACCGAGACGTTTCTCGGCGTCCCCGGGGCCGGTGGATTGATCTTCGGGGTCTGCACCGGAACCGGCGCCGGACGCGTGGAAGTCGGCGGGGGCAACGGCGGAGGCTCCGGAATATATGCCGGGATGGTGCTCGACGGCGCCGGGGCCGGCCGGGGCGCGGGGGCGTTGCACACATTCGCCGTGTGATACGCCTGCACATAAAACAGACAGTGCTGGCAGGACACGGGGTTTGACCCCTCGCCGGCACACGGAGATGCCTGTGCCGCCCCGGGCGCAATAGCCAGCACCGTCAACGGCGCCAAAGTAAAGGCGGCCGCGACCGCCATCCCGAGTGCTCTCTTTAAAAGGCTCAATTGTCGAAATACCTTGACTTGTCCAGCAACCGGCGGTCTTTCTCGTCCTGCCGGTCGTAGTGGTACGCCTCGACCTGTTCGGCTACCCACTCTTCGAGAAGTCGCCCCTGCAGGGCGAACATCTCCTTCTCCTCGTCGTGCTCGGCGTGGTCGTAGCCGAGCAGGTGCAGGACGCCGTGAATTGTCAACAGCGCCAACTCATGTCCGAGACTGTGGCCCGCCGCGGCGGCCTGCTCGGCCGCGAATTCCGGGCACAGCACGATGTCGCCGAGCATCGACGGCCCCGGCTCCGGCGCGTCCGGACGGCCACCCGGTTCGAGCTCGTCCATCGGGAAACTCATCACGTCGGTCGGTCCGGGCAGGTCCATCCAGCGCATGTGCAGGTCGGCCATTGC
The DNA window shown above is from Mycobacterium sp. Aquia_216 and carries:
- the ybeY gene encoding rRNA maturation RNase YbeY, with product MTIEVSNESGIDISEAELVSVARFVIAKMDVHPGAELSMVLLDTAAMADLHMRWMDLPGPTDVMSFPMDELEPGGRPDAPEPGPSMLGDIVLCPEFAAEQAAAAGHSLGHELALLTIHGVLHLLGYDHAEHDEEKEMFALQGRLLEEWVAEQVEAYHYDRQDEKDRRLLDKSRYFDN
- a CDS encoding hemolysin family protein, which gives rise to MTGITQLLGALALICLGGVFTAIDAAMSTVSLARVAELVRDERPGARSLSKVMADRPRYINLVVLLRITCEVTATVLLVVFLYDNFGLNWAVFGAATIMVLTSFVIIGVGPRTLGRQHAYSISMATAIPLQVISSLLMPISRLLVVLGNALTPGRGFRNGPFASEIELREVVDLAQQRGVVAADERRMIESVFELGDTPAREVMVPRTEMIWIESDKFASQATNLAVRSGHSRIPVIGENVDDIVGVVYLKDLVEQTFLSADGGRDTKVSQVMRPAVFVPDSKPLDALLREMQRDRNHMALLVDEYGAIAGLVSIEDVLEEIVGEIADEYDQAETAPIEDLGDKHFRVSSRLPIEDVGELYGVEFDDDLDVDTVGGLLALELGRVPLPGAEVVSHGLRLRAEGGPDHRGRVRIGTVLLSPAESEDHEFESTHHG
- the era gene encoding GTPase Era; amino-acid sequence: MTEFRSGFVCLVGRPNTGKSTLTNALVGTKVAITSKRPQTTRHTIRGIVHRENFQIILVDTPGLHRPRTLLGKRLNDLVRDTYTEVDVIGLCIPADEAIGPGDRWIVDQIRSVAPKTTLFVIVTKIDKVPKDRVAAQLVAASELVDGSAEIVPVSAVAGTQVDMLIDLLAAALPVGPAYYPDGELTDEPEETLMAELIREAALEGVHDELPHSLAVVIDEVNPREDRDDLIDVYALLYVERDSQKGIIIGKGGARLREVGTAARTQIEKLLGTKVYLDLRVKVAKNWQSDPKQLGRLGF
- a CDS encoding amidase → MIGAFESASGSASGSRGTRLPTLTDLLYQLASRSVTSDTLVRRSLHAIDASQSTLNAFRVVLTESALADAAEADRRRAAGDTAPLLGVPIAVKDDVDVAGVPTAFGTDGYVRPATQDAEVVRRLKAAGAVIVGKTNSCELGQWPFTSGPGFGYTRNPWSRRHTPGGSSGGSAAAVAAGLVTAAIGSDGAGSVRIPAAWTHLVGIKPQRGRISTWPLPEAFNGITVNGVLARTVADAALVLDAASGNVEGDRHKPPPLTASDYVSIAPGPLNIALSTRFAYTFFRAKLHPEILAATRAVGKQLQLLGHAVVTGNPDYGLRLGWDFLARSTAGLREWEERLGDGVVLDPRTLSNLRMGHVLGQAILRNARQHEAALQRRVGSIFDIVDVVLAPTTAQPPPLARSFDRLGGFGTDRAMIKLCPATWPWNVLGWPSINVPAGFTSDGLPIGVQLMGPANSEGMLISLAAELEAVCGWAAKQPKVWWEHDHAPPQD
- a CDS encoding cytidine deaminase, which translates into the protein MAEQLDPDDAELVALARAAMARAETGSGAAVRDADGRTYAAAPVDLSALKLTGLQSAVAAAVSNGATGLEAAVLVAGSADDPGIAAVRELSATVAIILTDRVGTPL